A region of bacterium DNA encodes the following proteins:
- a CDS encoding OmpA family protein, with product MAEQKGKGGDQPLQPIIVIKKVVGQGHHGGAWKVAYADFITSMMSLFIVLWIVNQDQAVKEAVAGYFRDPGAFSASGAGGPLGGQSILPESGQGIMEGMQAEAKRLLEEAATELREQLSGMEHFEQIMKQVEIKMTDSGLNIQMVEMSNSLFFDVGSANLSAAAEEVLQVLARQLSKLPNRLVIEGHTDSRPYPAGTGYGNWELSTERANCARRYMIAHGLAETQVAEVSGYADTRLRHPEDPTDVGNRRISITVLYQDGQMPWSSGGAEAAPGSGDSLPQSQNTGTPSPTMINPGHE from the coding sequence ATGGCGGAGCAGAAGGGCAAGGGCGGCGACCAGCCGCTGCAGCCCATCATCGTCATCAAGAAGGTCGTCGGGCAAGGCCACCACGGGGGCGCCTGGAAGGTGGCGTACGCCGACTTCATCACCTCGATGATGTCGCTGTTCATCGTGCTGTGGATCGTCAACCAGGATCAGGCCGTGAAGGAGGCCGTGGCCGGCTACTTCCGCGACCCGGGCGCCTTCAGCGCCTCGGGCGCCGGCGGGCCGCTCGGCGGCCAGTCGATCCTGCCCGAGTCGGGCCAGGGGATCATGGAGGGGATGCAGGCGGAGGCGAAGCGCCTGCTGGAGGAGGCGGCCACCGAGCTGCGCGAGCAGCTGTCCGGCATGGAGCACTTCGAGCAGATCATGAAGCAGGTCGAGATCAAGATGACCGATTCGGGGCTCAACATCCAGATGGTCGAGATGTCGAACTCGCTGTTCTTCGACGTGGGCAGCGCCAACCTCAGCGCGGCCGCCGAGGAGGTGCTCCAGGTCCTGGCGCGGCAGCTCAGCAAGCTGCCGAACCGGCTCGTGATCGAGGGGCACACCGACAGCCGCCCCTACCCCGCCGGCACCGGCTACGGCAACTGGGAGCTGTCGACCGAGCGCGCCAACTGCGCCCGCCGCTACATGATCGCCCACGGCCTCGCCGAGACCCAGGTGGCCGAGGTGAGCGGCTACGCCGACACGCGGCTGCGCCACCCCGAGGATCCCACCGACGTCGGCAACCGCCGCATCAGCATCACCGTCCTCTACCAGGACGGTCAGATGCCCTGGTCGTCGGGCGGCGCGGAGGCGGCGCCCGGGAGCGGGGACAGCCTGCCCCAGAGCCAGAACACCGGCACCCCCAGCCCCACGATGATCAACCCCGGCCACGAGTAG